From Bradyrhizobium sp. sBnM-33:
GGCCGACGGTGTCCGCGTCATTTGCTCGACGCCGACCACCAGCACGATCCTGGCGGCGCCCGAGGCGATCGCCCGGATACCCTGGTGCACCGCCGCCGAGCCGGTGGCACAGGCATTTTCCACACGCGTGGCCGGCTTGAAGCGCAGTTTCGGGTCGGCCTGCAGTACCAGCGAGGCGGTAAAATCCTGCGGCGAGAAGCCGGCATTGAAATGCCCGAGCACGATCTCGTCGACGTCTTCAGCGGTAATGCCGGCGTCAGCAAGCGCATCGGTTGCAACCTTGACCACGAGGCTCTCGACGGTTTCCGCGTCGAACTTGCCGAATGGCGTGTGCGCCCATCCGACGATGCTGGCTGTCATGGTCGTTCTCCCTGTTCCGGTTCTGAAGCCTTTGTACCCTATCGGGAAAAAGACTTCACGCCGGTTTCAGCGATTTCATGGTCCGCGCGCACATGGCGGTTATGTCGGCCCAGTTCCCGGACCGGATGTCCGCCGCCGGACAAAGCCAGGAACCGCCCACCGCCACCACGTTCGGCTCCGCCAGCCAGGTTGCGGCATTGGCCTCTCCGATGCCGCCGGTCGGACAGACCCTGATATTCGGAAACGGCCCGGCCAGCGCCCGAAGTGCCTTGATACCGCCGGACTGCTCCGCTGGGAAGAATTTAACGATGTCGAAGCCTGCCGCCAGTGCCTGCATCAGCTCGGAAGCCGTTGCGATGCCCGGGGCGAACGGCAGGTCGTTTGCGGCGGCGGCTTTCAACAGCTCCGGCGTCGAGCCCGGGCTGATACCGAATTTGGCCCCGAGCGCGCGCGCCCGCGCCAAGTCGTCGGCGTTCAGAATCGTACCGATGCCGACGACGGCCTCCGGCACCTCGGCGATCACGGCCCTGGCGGCCTCGACGGCCACCGGCGTTCGCAGGGTGACCTCCAGCACACGCACCCCGCCCGCAACCAGCGCGTGCGCCAGCGGCACCGCGTCCTCCAACCGCTCGATGGTGAGCACGGGGATCACGATCGCGGACTTGAAGATGGCGGCGAGTTGTTCCTGCCGTGCGGCTGCAGTCATGGCGATGCCTTGCGAGAATGAACGTGGTTCGGGATGAGGCCGGACGGCATCTCCGCACGCGGAATGATCGCGCCGGGATGACATACCACAACGCCGGCCAGACGATGCCCGGCCCGCGCAGCTTCAAGCGGATCCGCGCCCACGAGGCGCGCGGCCACATAGGCCGCAGCGAAGCTGTCGCCGGCCGCTGTGGTATCGACGACGGGCGCCTCCACCGGCTTGGCCTTGATCGGATAAGGAACACCTTCCAGACGCACGATGCTCGCCGGCTCGGAGAGCTTCAACACCACCTCGGCGCCGGGAATCCGGGCCAGCAAGGCTTCGTTGGTCACGCCCGGATAGAGCGGCAGCAAATCCTCCGTGGAAGCCAGCACGATATCGGCAGCCGTGAAGGCCTCTTGAAAAACGGCGCGGGCGACGTCGAGATCGGGCCAGCCGCGGGCG
This genomic window contains:
- the eda gene encoding bifunctional 4-hydroxy-2-oxoglutarate aldolase/2-dehydro-3-deoxy-phosphogluconate aldolase; translated protein: MTAAARQEQLAAIFKSAIVIPVLTIERLEDAVPLAHALVAGGVRVLEVTLRTPVAVEAARAVIAEVPEAVVGIGTILNADDLARARALGAKFGISPGSTPELLKAAAANDLPFAPGIATASELMQALAAGFDIVKFFPAEQSGGIKALRALAGPFPNIRVCPTGGIGEANAATWLAEPNVVAVGGSWLCPAADIRSGNWADITAMCARTMKSLKPA